One region of Miscanthus floridulus cultivar M001 chromosome 19, ASM1932011v1, whole genome shotgun sequence genomic DNA includes:
- the LOC136528635 gene encoding mechanosensitive ion channel protein 10-like, which translates to MDPSTAKAAAPPNNADHVLLIPPDHQPPTPPTPHPSNNQQPNPPPAETPKLSQNPEKHPTSSPSRPPLPPAALLRRRSSIAKPKSRFVEPPTPTHPDSAHPSPVHPAAAAAGGGSLTATPTHRAAAGVSTPHTPAEADDDEDLFRNKDDSRAPASAARCRRRARLGLELCVLVLFLGLLVVSLVVPTLQGRVLWGLEIWKWCIMVIAVFSGHLLSQWLVTLLVFVVERNFLLRTKVLYFVFGLKKSFQVCLWLALVLIAWSQLFDSDVGRSHKTARILNYVSRFLASMLIGSVIWLVKTFLMKLVASTFHRKTFFDRIQESVFHQYVLQTLSGLPLMELAENVGREGSGLGRVSISRAKDKEEKGVPEVIDVVKLLKMSQEKVSAWTMRGLITAIRSSRLSTISNTIESFDDVDGMEQKDKEINSEWEAKVAAYAIFKNVARPGYEHIEEVDLLRFFTKEEVDLVIPMFEGASETGKIKKSALKNWVVKAYLDRKSLAHSLNDTKTAVMQLHNLISVIVIIIIIIVTLLLMGIATTKILVVISSQLLVVVFIFGNACKTVFEALIFVFIMHPFDVGDRCVIDGTQMTVEEMNILTTVLLKNDNEKIYYPNSVLSTKPISNFYRSPNMYDTIDFAIDVSTSIESIGALRSKIKGYLESKPTHWYPVHTVNLKDILNVNKINMSLSVQHTMNFQNIREKNIRRSELVMELKKIFEEMSIRYHLLPQKVELTYVSPNPLPMAVSHTR; encoded by the exons ATGGACCCGTCCACGGCCAAGGCGGCCGCGCCGCCCAATAATGCGGACCACGTCCTCCTCATCCCGCCCGACCACCAGCCGCCAACGCCGCCAACGCCGCACCCGAGCAATAACCAGCAGCCGAACCCACCGCCGGCGGAGACACCCAAACTCTCACAGAACCCCGAGAAGCATCCGACCTCCAGCCCCTCGCGCCCGCCGCTGCCCCCCGCGgcgctcctccgccgccgctcctccatcgCCAAGCCCAAGTCGCGCTTCGTGGAGCCGCCCACCCCGACGCACCCGGACTCCGCCCACCCTTCCCCAGTCCaccccgccgccgcggccgccggcggcggctcgCTGACCGCCACCCCGACCCATCGCGCCGCCGCGGGCGTCTCCACCCCGCACACCCCCGCCGaggccgacgacgacgaggacctCTTCCGCAACAAGGACGACTCCCGCGCGCCGGCCTCCGcggcgcgctgccgccgccgggcCCGCCTCGGCCTCGAGCTTTGCGTGCTTGTCCTCTTCCTCGGCCTGCTCGTCGTCAGCCTCGTCGTGCCGACCCTGCAGGGCCGCGTCTTGTGGGGGCTGGAGATCTGGAAGTGGTGCATCATGGTCATCGCCGTCTTCTCCGGCCACCTTCTCAGCCAGTGGCTCGTCACGCTGCTCGTCTTCGTCGTCGAGCGCAACTTCCTGCTGCGCACCAAGGTGCTCTACTTCGTCTTCGGGCTCAAGAAGAGCTTCCAGGTCTGCCTCTGGCTCGCGCTCGTGCTCATCGCCTGGTCCCAGCTCTTCGACAGCGACGTCGGCCGCTCCCATAAGACCGCCAGGATCCTCAACTACGTCTCCAGGTTCCTCGCCTCCATGCTCATCGGCTCCGTCATCTGGCTCGTCAAGACCTTCCTCATGAAGCTGGTCGCGTCCACGTTCCACCGGAAGACCTTCTTCGATCGGATCCAAGAGAGCGTGTTCCATCAGTACGTGCTGCAGACGCTGTCGGGCCTGCCGTTGATGGAGCTGGCGGAGAATGTGGGGCGGGAGGGTAGTGGCCTTGGGCGGGTCAGCATCAGCAGGGCCAAGGACAAGGAGGAGAAAGGCGTGCCTGAGGTGATCGATGTTGTCAAGCTCTTGAAGATGAGTCAGGAGAAGGTCTCAGCATGGACGATGAGAGGTCTCATCACAGCAATCCGAAGCTCTAGGTTGTCAACCATTTCTAATACCATCGAGAGCTTTGATGATGTAGATGGCATGGAACAGAAGGATAAAGAGATAAATAGTGAATGGGAGGCCAAGGTCGCAGCATATGCCATATTCAAGAATGTCGCAAGGCCCGGCTATGA GCACATTGAGGAGGTGGATCTGCTGAGATTTTTCACCAAGGAGGAGGTGGACCTGGTGATTCCAATGTTTGAGGGAGCATCAGAGACCGGAAAGATAAAAAAGTCTGCTCTAAAGAATTGGGTG GTGAAAGCATACCTCGATCGCAAATCACTAGCACATTCTCTGAATGACACAAAGACCGCAGTTATGCAACTTCACAACCTCATCAGTGTTATAGTCATCATTATAATCATCATCGTTACGCTACTGTTGATGGGCATCGCGACAACCAAGATCCTTGTTGTCATCTCGTCCCAGCTTCTGGTTGTGGTATTCATATTTGGGAATGCATGCAAGACTGTATTTGAGGCCCTTATATTTGTATTCATCATGCATCCATTTGATGTTGGTGACCGCTGTGTTATCGATGGAACACAG ATGACCGTCGAGGAAATGAATATATTAACCACTGTTTTGTTGAAGAATGACAACGAAAAGATATATTATCCGAATTCTGTGTTGTCCACAAAGCCAATCAGCAACTTTTACCGAAGCCCTAACATGTATGACACGATTGATTTTGCAATTGATGTTTCAACTTCAATTGAGAGCATTGGAGCATTAAGGTCCAAAATTAAAGG GTACTTGGAGAGCAAACCAACACATTGGTACCCTGTCCACACAGTAAACCTGAAGGACATCTTGAATGTGAACAAGATCAACATGTCTCTCTCTGTCCAGCACACCATGAACTTTCAAAACATCCGGGAGAAGAACATCAGGAGGTCTGAGCTCGTTATGGAGTTGAAGAAAATATTTGAGGAGATGTCCATCCGGTACCACCTTCTACCCCAGAAAGTTGAACTCACCTATGTCAGTCCGAACCCACTGCCCATGGCTGTTTCTCATACAAGATAG